ACCTGTTCGGCTTTCAGGTCTTCAGAGCAGAGGGGATGGATGACAAGCAGCCTTCAGGCGAGGGTCAGTTCCCGGTTTCTTTCAGCGGATTCAGACTGGCATGAAGGGCGCTAAGTCATCAGCAATGAGAGACCCCAGAATGGGCCCCGGGGGACAGATCTTTCCGGGACCCGGCAAGGGTGCCTGTAAGCTCTGGCCCATATATGCAGCTGTACCCCTCACGAAGCCTTCACCCCAGAAGGCCCTGAGGATGCTgccctgctgggtgtggggcggggggaggtttCCTTCCGCCCCGGAGTGGCTGGCCTTACCGGCAGGCACAGGTCTCCACAGACATGTTGGGGTACACCTTCAGAACCACATTCCGGTTCTCATCCAGGAAGAGGACCCCCAGAGAGTTCATCTTGTCGGGAACACAGCAAGGCTCTGGGATGCCCGGGACGATGCCCACGGCCCTGACGATGCTCTGGATGGTGGCGTGGTTGGACGGGCGCACGATCTGCAAGGCAGGAAAGGAGCATGGTCACAAGGGGCTCTACCCTCACCCACCCACTGTGCCACCTGCATGTCCTTGACTGGGGCCGCAGAAAAGGTGTCAACAtagaagaaaaagggaggttCCGGGGGCACACATTTCCTCTAAAGTCAGCCGCAGACAGAGTCCCAGGGAGCTGTGCAAAATCTCTGGCCTTCCTGCCCGGTGAGCGTTCCAGAAGGAGGGAAGTTACATCCCTACATGACTGGCCACTTGGGGGCACCTGTGCATCGCTCATCCCCAAGGAGCCCCTGGATCTGGGCAGAAACTGTCCGGAGGGTGATGCCCAGCTGTTCTGCCCGGGCCACAGCTGCCCACATTTCACAGGCCCAGGAGTTCAGACATGTGACCCGTGTGAGTGTGTTCTTAGCACTGGGGGGGAAGGCCCCCAGGCGTGTGCACACCGGCATGATGGGGCTGGAATGGACGTTTCCCAGATGGGTCCGACTGTGGGGTGTCAGGCACTGCTTCACCTCACCACCCTGTCTTCTCATAGTATCAATCGTATGGGGTGGGCTTACCTCTATTTTACTGGTGAAGAAGTGGAGGCTTAAAGTCTAAGTAATTGACCAAGATCCCTCACAGTTAGCAAGCAGACAAAAGTCACAGAAAGCTGGAAATCATGCTTGCGGGGGCCTTGCggactttctttccctctccaggCAGGCTTGCACCCCCAGAAAAGTCGGGGTCCCAGCCACAAGCACAGAGAATGCTGTTCTCAAGCACCTCCAACAAGAGAAACAGGACCAAGCCACAGGAGTTTCAGCTCATGGTGGGCCAAAGGCAGTGTACACGTAGTGTGCTGATGAGGATTGCCCCTTgcgtggggaggtgggcaggacaGCCAGGTAGGGACATCTGATTTGCGGGCTCAGGCGGCTGTCAGGGAAGGCGGCAGGCAGTCCGCCAGACTGATAAGGTAGGTGCTGGGCCAGCCAGCTGGAGCCTGCTGACTGCTCGTGCAGCATCTGCCCAGGCCAGGGCTAGGCTCTGCTAGCCCGCACCTGTCTCTGTCCGGcagctcccttcctctctcttaaaCATGCAAGAAAAGCCCCTTAATTCCCAAACAGGTTAATGCTGCCCCATGTCTGCGGCTGGGAAATCTCAGCCAACTGatttatttacattcaaattgGATTTATGCACGGACTTCCTTTCTTGAACGGGAGGGAATGACCTGGAACTCAGCAGAGGAGCTAAGCGGGAGGCAAGTGTGCACTCCGTGGGGAGGGCCGACCTCAGCTGGCAGCCAGCCCACTGCAGCTCTGGCCGAGGGGAGATGGATGGACAGAGCCACAACCCAGCCCGGAGGAAAGGGGAGACTCCGCAAACGCGGGGCCCACAGGGCAGATAAAACAGCCGTGCGCCATGGGTCCCTGTCTTGCGTGGGAGGCAGGgggccggtgggggtggggaggagtccCTAGGAAGCCACTGAGGCCATCTGTGTGCTGGTCACAGACCCCAAGGCCCTGAGGTCCAGGCCAGGAACAAAAATGAGAGCCTTGGTGAGGAAGGGGCTTCGGAGGCCTGTCTTGCctacggggtggggggggggcaggtaccAGCTCTGCAGGGTGGCTGCTGCGTGGGAACGCACACCTAAGGAGACGGATTCTCctgcttttcaaaagaagacatgttctgatttaaaaatcaaactcgGCTTAAGTCAGCCCTTTCAAAAGCCCAGCCAAACCGTGTCCGTCTGCGTGCCGTAGTGCCCTGACGGGCAGCCACCCGAGGACCTCTGCCGACCCATTTCCACCTTGAATAGGTGGGAGGGGTTCTAATCCCTGTATCCCTGTTCACCGCTGAGAAAGAGGTCACAAGGCAGAGGGACTTGCCGGCAGGGGCAGAGACGGGAGCCACAGCCAGACGATGGGCTGAACGCAGCGGTGCTGCCCAGACAGCCTACCTTGGGCATGGGGAACTCGCACACCCCCGCGCAGTAGTAGGCATCGAAGGATTTGGGCAAGATGATCCATTCATTCCACCCGATGTCTGCGAAGTCCACCTTCAGGTACCTGCGGGAGCAGACCCGCGGCTCGGCCCACTGCTTCCTCCGGGCTTTCTGCATCGTCTTCTCATCGAAGTCCAGCACCCGCGAGGAGGCCATGAACACATCCTGGCCCTTCTTCCTTCGGTCCTTGCGCCCTGGCCGTGGCTTCAGGACCCGGAAGGGGCCAGGCCACAGTTCATGCTTGTGGTAGTGCTGGGCGTGGGGGGCGTGCGCCGGCCTCTCGTCCAGCCCTGGCAGCTCATTGTCCTGGAGGGGCCCGGTGGCCTGAGTGGCCCGGCGCACCCGGGGGTCTGCTGAGCTGTTGGGGGCCGCGCCGGGCTCCGGGTCTCCAGCCTGGAAGGGGTCATATCTCTGCAGCGTCACTGCCACACTATTGGGCTCTGAGATGGCCAGGTCGTCAGCGTAGATGAGGATGTAAGGGGCGTGGGGGCTTGGACTGGGCACCCCTGGGGCCTTCTCCCCAGAATCCAGCTGGGCAGAGAGGAGCAGCTCGCCATCCTGGCGGGCTGCCTTGATGATGGGGGAGATGTCCTTGGCCTGCCACAGGCCCCGTGGCGGGGGCACCAGGGCTACGGCTCCGCGGAGCAGCCCCTGCGTGGCCGTGTTCTGCGAGAGACTGCGGAAGAGCAGCTGCTGGCGtgtgggcaggcctgggggcaggaggcGGCAGGACACATTCTTGGCCCACTGCTTGCACGGTACCTCTCGTGCCCGGGGCCACCGAGGTTCTGAGTAGAAGTGGAATGTGGCTGAGAGGATCATTTCTGAATCCTGCATAGAAGTCAGGTTGAAGAAATACACAGTCTTCTGGTCGACCATTTCTGTGCGGGCAGGAAAGATCACAACAGGTTAGGTTCTTTCTTAGCTAGGTCCCGGTGCCCAGGGGGTCTCCCACCCAGGGCTGGGATGGAGGAAGAGTGCCCATTTAGGGAGCCCCTCCAGCCCAGTCAGGCTTTCCTCATCTCGGGTTATCCTCACAGTAAACTGAGGAGGGCGCCCTTACTTATCCTCGATGAACAGATGAGGAATTGAGGTCGGAGAGGTTGGGGATTGTCAGTATCCCACTACAAAAAGGAAGAGGTAGCAGACGGGAGCACCTCCCTGcatcctctccccacaccccagtgCCCTCAATGCACAAACGCACAAATACCACTGACACCTCCACGGAGAAGGTAAGGTGGAATCAGGTTCTCGGGATGCTTTGAGTCAGGTGCAAGCCCTGTCAGAGCATCCCCCTCTATGAACTCAGCCCTCTGGCTCACAGATGCTAAATGCGGTCATTCTTCCAAACGAGGTGAATGAAGCAGAGCACCCCTGACTCCCCTGTATTCCAAATGTCTTCTGAGGGAAACCGGACTTGAGGGCACAGTTGTCTGCTACATGTTTTGCCCAAGGCCTTGTAAAGCTTGCTGGACAAAGGAAGAGCAGTATCAGGGTTGCACCAGGCCACTCGACAAAATCTACAAAGACCAGGCTGCTCTCGAGAGGCCCAAATCCTGAGAAAGACCGGCATTCCTCAAACATCCCATCTGCAGCTCCAGAATGCTCTGGCCCCTGAATCCCTGGGACTGTCAAacccctcttccttcttgcctGGTTCTACCAGGTGCATCCCAGGACCACGGGGCACAGCATCCTCATCTGTGGCCCAGGAAGCTGCCCCGAGCCCAGGCAGCATGAGTTCTCTGAGTGGCCAAGTCCTCCAGAGTGTTCGGGCAGGGGGAAGGAGTTGCTCCCCAGGCCGCCCTGTGATACTGCAGGCTGGTGGGAGACCAGAGCTGCCAGGCTGGCTGCCTCCGTCCCACTGCTCTACTTCCAGATGCCAGCTGTCTGGTGGGTGCAGACTGCTGGGTAAAGCTGCCAGATGGACAGAGCTCCGACGCACGGGTCTGTGTATGGGTGCAGGGACGCTGGGCCCGAAGGGCATGGGTCAGGGTCTTAGCTGTTCTGACACCTGCACTCACAGAATCAGCTGGGATTTGTCTTCGTTACGGGAAGAAGGCATAATGCGATTGGGAACTGTCATGTACTCTCAAGGGAccatgagagagaggaaggaaggaaaaatcatATCCACAGAGGACCTGATTAATGTCAGTCAAGAGGGAGATAACACTCGAAAGACCCTGCCTTATCTGACCCTCTGAGCAAACGCACAGAAGAGTGGCAGTCCCTCCCTGTGCTCCACACAGAAGGAGCAGCGCAGGGCTGTGACGGCCGATTGAACTTGCCTTCTCCAGACGCTGCAGCCTTTGGAGTCCTGGGCTCAAGGTCTGTGTTTCCCCAACTTcctgctctctgccttcctcccctggAGATGCTGATTCAGAGGCTCTGGGACAATGTGGCCAAGGGATTTGTGTTTTAACCAGCATCCCAAAGGACTCTAACCATCAGGCTAGTTTGTGTATCCAGGGCTGTTGTGTGGGTGGGGTGCAAGCTTGCCAACAGTGCAGCCCCCTATCCTCCAAGCTGGACAGGGCCCTAGGAACCAGGTCCCCAGGCCGCATCAGGACCACACCGAGCTCAACTGCCTCAGGCAGACAGTGGGGTCTCTATTTCACATGACTGCTTGCAGGATTAAATAAACAGCATATGTAGGGAGCCAGGCACCAAGAAGGAGTCCCTAAATGTGGTTCCTTGCCACTTCCATCTAAAGGACCAAGGCTGGCAGA
The DNA window shown above is from Ailuropoda melanoleuca isolate Jingjing chromosome 6, ASM200744v2, whole genome shotgun sequence and carries:
- the GDF10 gene encoding growth/differentiation factor 10, producing the protein MARGPARTTQLLPLLPLLLLLLRDAGGSHQAPAQSAPPAAADGLAGIKDPWRFPGDAAPTLGPGAQDMVAAHMLRLYEKYSRRGARPGGGNTVRSFRARLEMVDQKTVYFFNLTSMQDSEMILSATFHFYSEPRWPRAREVPCKQWAKNVSCRLLPPGLPTRQQLLFRSLSQNTATQGLLRGAVALVPPPRGLWQAKDISPIIKAARQDGELLLSAQLDSGEKAPGVPSPSPHAPYILIYADDLAISEPNSVAVTLQRYDPFQAGDPEPGAAPNSSADPRVRRATQATGPLQDNELPGLDERPAHAPHAQHYHKHELWPGPFRVLKPRPGRKDRRKKGQDVFMASSRVLDFDEKTMQKARRKQWAEPRVCSRRYLKVDFADIGWNEWIILPKSFDAYYCAGVCEFPMPKIVRPSNHATIQSIVRAVGIVPGIPEPCCVPDKMNSLGVLFLDENRNVVLKVYPNMSVETCACR